The Nitrospiraceae bacterium genome has a window encoding:
- a CDS encoding PilZ domain-containing protein, translating to MQTLAELVILLSTVSVFAYWFTRPLDREDRELGLLAPRATGSSERHYAWNRAPRHRFHCDVDFVDERQKRGQGRVLDISRSGWRIRSSHPITPGMVLRLTLRLPDAQEPLEIDRTLVRWSDGREFGLDLLTMNPLAAARLSELFPPSLDEQPLVAKSHLT from the coding sequence ATGCAAACACTCGCGGAACTGGTGATTCTCTTGAGCACAGTGTCTGTCTTCGCCTATTGGTTTACTCGACCTCTTGATCGTGAGGACCGGGAACTCGGGCTCCTCGCTCCGCGAGCGACCGGCTCGAGCGAACGTCATTATGCCTGGAATCGCGCTCCGCGGCATCGCTTTCACTGTGATGTCGACTTTGTGGATGAGCGTCAGAAGCGAGGGCAGGGCCGCGTCCTCGACATTTCCAGGAGCGGATGGAGGATCAGAAGCAGCCATCCGATCACACCGGGCATGGTGCTGCGGCTGACCCTTCGCCTCCCCGACGCGCAAGAGCCATTGGAGATCGATCGCACGTTGGTTCGCTGGTCTGATGGACGAGAATTCGGACTGGATTTGCTCACCATGAATCCCCTCGCCGCAGCTCGCCTGAGCGAGCTCTTTCCACCCAGTCTCGACGAACAACCTCTGGTGGCAAAGAGCCACCTGACATAG
- a CDS encoding PIG-L family deacetylase, translated as MSLRVAWALRLWSIIGAVILVAGGLPACAPGVRGSGMLTGTPASQHLGVVATIQQGRRVLWVGAHPDDEVSSIGLLARAKQMGASLYLVSLTSGENSFDLWDGLRRGSEIGRSRATLFAQAASVLHADGFEVGPFTNGPWLREELDASPADAPHRDWPPGTTSDQVISKWQREGDPVAFLAGILRRVRPGVVVALDPHCGVTGHKEHVAVARLVAQAISLASNPADGWKVDSVIYSARVTPELVACGFCSCEGEAPSEPVHEVGMVEVMPEYGLTEVGIACLVARTYEQTMLGRRWSEEELRAPCREESMKLAVSGRPVPVPPEIYRVRPLP; from the coding sequence ATGTCGTTGCGTGTAGCTTGGGCTCTCCGGCTCTGGTCGATCATCGGGGCAGTGATCCTCGTCGCGGGCGGATTGCCGGCCTGTGCGCCTGGCGTGCGGGGATCAGGGATGCTTACCGGGACTCCGGCATCCCAGCATCTTGGCGTGGTGGCGACGATTCAGCAGGGACGTCGCGTGCTGTGGGTCGGCGCTCATCCGGATGACGAAGTGTCCTCCATCGGATTGTTGGCGCGAGCCAAGCAGATGGGTGCCTCTCTCTATCTGGTGAGTCTGACGAGCGGGGAAAACAGCTTCGACCTCTGGGATGGGTTGCGTCGCGGATCGGAAATTGGTCGCTCACGGGCGACGCTATTCGCCCAGGCGGCCTCCGTTCTCCACGCCGACGGTTTCGAGGTCGGGCCATTTACGAACGGACCCTGGTTGCGGGAGGAATTGGATGCATCGCCGGCTGATGCCCCGCACCGCGATTGGCCTCCCGGTACGACCTCCGATCAGGTTATCAGCAAATGGCAGCGAGAAGGGGATCCCGTAGCCTTCCTTGCCGGCATTCTCCGGCGCGTTCGCCCGGGGGTGGTGGTGGCACTTGATCCTCATTGCGGAGTGACAGGGCATAAGGAGCATGTGGCTGTCGCGAGGCTGGTCGCCCAGGCGATCAGCCTGGCATCGAATCCGGCGGACGGATGGAAGGTTGATTCAGTGATCTACAGTGCCAGGGTCACTCCTGAGCTGGTGGCTTGCGGGTTTTGCTCCTGCGAGGGTGAAGCCCCCTCGGAGCCGGTTCACGAAGTCGGTATGGTGGAGGTGATGCCGGAGTATGGCCTGACGGAGGTCGGCATTGCCTGTCTGGTCGCACGCACCTATGAGCAAACCATGTTGGGACGCCGCTGGTCGGAGGAGGAACTTCGTGCCCCCTGCAGAGAAGAGTCGATGAAACTTGCTGTATCGGGTCGGCCCGTTCCCGTTCCACCGGAAATCTATCGGGTTCGACCGTTGCCCTGA
- a CDS encoding response regulator, translating into MARCLLAMENSGAGTMLRSQLERSGHVVRSVRDRASCLDVLQSSLVDLLVVDLDLAGTSSLEALKAVTRPQLAGSVVAFTGAARGEWDELVEAARAAGAICLIQKSCDAGHVLAAVRSALSRAPGLRSASAALQVAERTIKDSVLDS; encoded by the coding sequence ATGGCGCGCTGTTTGCTGGCAATGGAAAACAGTGGAGCGGGGACGATGCTGCGCTCACAGTTGGAGCGGAGTGGGCACGTGGTGCGAAGCGTCCGGGACCGGGCGTCCTGTCTCGACGTGTTGCAGTCGAGCCTGGTGGATCTGTTGGTGGTAGATCTCGATCTGGCCGGAACATCCTCCCTCGAGGCATTGAAAGCCGTGACCAGGCCGCAATTGGCGGGAAGTGTCGTGGCGTTCACGGGCGCAGCTCGAGGCGAATGGGATGAATTGGTTGAGGCTGCCAGAGCGGCAGGAGCGATCTGTCTGATTCAGAAGTCCTGTGACGCAGGACATGTCCTAGCCGCGGTTCGCTCAGCGCTGAGTCGGGCTCCTGGACTGCGCTCGGCATCGGCTGCGCTTCAGGTTGCTGAGCGTACGATAAAGGACTCCGTTCTCGATTCATAG
- a CDS encoding HEAT repeat domain-containing protein, with product MLKKSSTLALVGVLSLAGPLLDPAVARAADSPSEAEEAPPIFSRPVVYVDLVANTGKPRGRSSFGILPILRNKLNAAGYRVTQDASAPRDATLRVRYREERGRKISTSLYGTHIFWTVTFARVGETNSSQVTIEELPEYGALISAPYVEVMESLQINPYFYYLASVLQGWMAMNQDPAASLIDALDRDLYPIGVPEPTPLDTLLSPSETFADLQEHYAPVARTRAIEEVGRLKDRRGLDLLFRLTTHEDRFVRAQALRTLEGFERSVVRSAVLRAAGSDPDHTVRETARALLERIPD from the coding sequence ATGCTCAAGAAGAGTTCTACGCTTGCCCTTGTGGGCGTCCTCTCGCTCGCCGGGCCGCTTCTCGATCCGGCAGTCGCCAGGGCGGCCGATTCTCCTTCCGAAGCTGAGGAAGCCCCGCCTATCTTTTCCCGTCCGGTCGTCTATGTGGATCTTGTCGCCAATACCGGGAAGCCGCGAGGGCGAAGTTCCTTCGGTATCCTGCCGATTCTTCGTAACAAACTCAATGCCGCCGGGTACCGCGTGACGCAGGATGCATCAGCTCCTCGGGATGCGACGTTGAGGGTTCGCTATCGCGAGGAGCGTGGGCGGAAAATTTCGACCTCCCTCTATGGCACGCATATCTTCTGGACGGTCACCTTCGCCCGTGTGGGAGAAACAAATAGTAGTCAGGTGACGATCGAGGAACTTCCCGAGTATGGTGCGCTTATTTCCGCGCCCTATGTAGAAGTCATGGAGAGTCTCCAGATCAATCCCTATTTTTATTATCTTGCCTCCGTGTTGCAGGGTTGGATGGCTATGAATCAAGACCCGGCCGCCTCGCTCATCGATGCGTTGGATCGGGACCTCTATCCGATCGGCGTGCCGGAACCGACACCCCTCGACACCTTGCTTTCTCCTTCCGAGACCTTCGCCGATCTCCAGGAACATTATGCGCCGGTGGCAAGAACTCGAGCGATCGAGGAGGTCGGACGATTGAAGGATAGGCGCGGGCTGGATCTGCTTTTCCGTCTGACGACCCATGAGGACCGATTCGTGCGAGCGCAAGCACTTCGTACGCTGGAAGGGTTTGAGCGGTCGGTGGTTCGTTCGGCGGTGCTCCGTGCCGCCGGCTCGGATCCGGATCACACGGTTCGGGAAACTGCCAGAGCGCTGCTCGAACGGATCCCGGACTGA
- a CDS encoding DUF5069 domain-containing protein: MTDLQYPRSPKALLGGIAHLGRFIDKIRLRHVGKIQDYNYITVGFDKYLIDFLQIDPDRFVQQVLSGRNEAELLEWIRHHGRQVTDAEIAQWSQGLLSSGPKDDAARQRFQGRLQAIADSRGVPLSALPAVTTWADVIELDEGRL; encoded by the coding sequence ATGACCGACCTACAATACCCTCGCAGTCCGAAGGCCCTACTGGGAGGCATTGCTCATCTCGGACGGTTCATCGATAAAATTCGGTTGCGCCATGTGGGAAAGATTCAGGATTACAACTACATCACGGTCGGCTTCGATAAGTATCTGATCGATTTTCTGCAAATCGATCCGGATCGGTTCGTCCAGCAGGTTCTGTCGGGAAGGAATGAGGCCGAACTGCTGGAATGGATTCGTCACCACGGCCGTCAGGTGACCGATGCCGAGATTGCCCAGTGGTCGCAGGGCCTTTTGTCGTCTGGCCCCAAGGACGACGCCGCACGGCAGCGCTTTCAGGGGCGGCTGCAGGCCATCGCCGACTCACGCGGAGTTCCATTGAGCGCCCTTCCCGCTGTGACCACCTGGGCGGATGTGATTGAACTCGACGAAGGGCGACTTTGA
- a CDS encoding glutamate synthase subunit beta, giving the protein MGDPKGFLKYPREGPKRKPVELRVLDWKEMYEPIPEDKLRTQGARCMDCGVPFCQGNTGCPVVNLIPEWNDLVYRGRWKDALKALHTTNNFPEFTGRLCPAPCEGACVLGINNDPVSIRIIEWNIIDRGFNEGLVGPVIPVRKTGKSVAVVGSGPAGLAAAQQLARAGHSVTLFEKADRIGGLLRYGIPDFKMEKWVIDRRLEQMKAEGVEFRTGVTIGKDITAEQLRQQFDAVGLTMGAEQARELPVPGRDLKGVHLAMEYLTQQNKRTAGIPVTEESITAKGKRVVIIGGGDTGSDCLGTAHRQGCVEAHQFELLPEPPPSRAASTPWPLWPMQLRTSHAHEEGCDRQWSVSTTKFTGHNGHVTKLHANRVKFENGKFIPIPNSDFEMDVDLVLLAMGFTGPVKNGLLDSLGVKYDARGAVAVDDNFMTTLDGVFAGGDTKRGASLIVWAIAEGRKMAAGIDRYLQAGKSAKSGR; this is encoded by the coding sequence ATGGGCGATCCAAAAGGTTTCTTAAAATATCCTCGCGAGGGACCGAAGCGTAAGCCGGTCGAGCTGCGTGTGCTCGACTGGAAAGAAATGTACGAGCCGATCCCCGAGGACAAGCTCCGGACGCAGGGCGCGCGCTGCATGGATTGCGGCGTGCCGTTTTGTCAAGGCAACACCGGCTGTCCGGTGGTGAACCTGATCCCCGAATGGAATGACCTTGTTTACCGCGGGCGCTGGAAGGATGCCCTCAAGGCGCTCCACACCACGAACAACTTCCCTGAGTTCACCGGCCGGCTCTGTCCCGCGCCCTGTGAAGGCGCCTGTGTGTTGGGCATCAACAACGACCCGGTGTCGATTCGGATCATCGAGTGGAATATCATTGATCGCGGCTTCAACGAGGGCTTGGTCGGCCCGGTGATTCCTGTGCGGAAGACGGGCAAGAGCGTGGCAGTCGTCGGTTCCGGTCCTGCCGGCCTTGCGGCGGCGCAGCAATTGGCTCGCGCCGGCCATAGCGTCACCCTTTTCGAGAAGGCCGACCGTATCGGGGGGCTGCTCCGCTACGGCATTCCTGACTTCAAGATGGAAAAGTGGGTGATCGACCGCCGGCTTGAGCAGATGAAAGCCGAAGGGGTCGAGTTCCGAACCGGGGTCACGATCGGGAAGGACATCACTGCCGAGCAACTTCGCCAGCAATTCGATGCCGTCGGTCTGACGATGGGTGCCGAGCAGGCGCGAGAACTGCCGGTGCCGGGGCGTGATTTAAAGGGTGTCCATCTGGCGATGGAATATTTGACGCAGCAAAATAAGCGCACGGCCGGTATCCCCGTGACCGAGGAGTCGATTACGGCCAAGGGCAAGCGAGTCGTCATTATCGGAGGCGGTGATACCGGGTCAGACTGTCTGGGGACCGCCCACCGGCAGGGCTGCGTGGAAGCGCACCAGTTTGAATTGCTGCCGGAACCTCCTCCCTCGCGCGCCGCCTCGACACCCTGGCCGCTCTGGCCGATGCAGTTGCGCACGTCCCACGCGCATGAGGAAGGTTGCGACCGCCAGTGGAGCGTCTCGACGACCAAGTTCACCGGTCACAACGGCCATGTCACGAAACTGCACGCGAACCGCGTGAAGTTCGAAAACGGCAAGTTCATCCCGATTCCGAACAGCGACTTCGAAATGGATGTGGACCTGGTGCTACTCGCAATGGGTTTCACGGGCCCGGTCAAGAACGGTTTGCTCGACAGCTTGGGCGTGAAGTACGATGCCCGCGGCGCGGTTGCGGTGGACGACAACTTCATGACCACCCTTGACGGGGTCTTTGCTGGCGGCGACACCAAGCGTGGCGCCTCGCTCATCGTGTGGGCGATCGCCGAAGGCCGCAAGATGGCCGCGGGGATCGATCGGTACCTCCAAGCGGGAAAATCCGCCAAGTCAGGCCGCTGA
- the gltB gene encoding glutamate synthase large subunit, producing the protein MNVPGLPPKQGLYDPQHEKDSCGIGFVVDIKGQKSHQIVQQGLQVLEALTHRGAQGADPLTGDGAGILLQVPHEFLKRATKDIGLKLPGPGEYGVGMVFLPPDAEARKQCETLFTRVIKDAGAKLIGWRDVPVKSDMIGPVARRTEPFMRQVFIARGIFTEEEFERKLYVIRKCVERAVRESAIDGREYFYIPSLSSGTIVYKGLLLPHQIPQYYQDLTDSSLTSAMALVHSRFSTNTFPTWPLAHPYRYICHNGEINTLKGNVNWMRARQGRLNSELFGEDMQKLFPIVYENQSDSACLDNALEFLVLGGRSLPHAMMMLIPEPWVANPQMDLDRRGFYEYHAAMQEPWDGPAAVCFTDGKMIGATLDRNGLRPCRYQVTTDGLVVLASEAGVLPMEPSRIRQKGRLMPGRMFLVDTEQGRIIDDEEVKADIVRRKPFRSWVTEYRISLDELPEPINVPQPDHPTIRQRQQAFGYTVEELKMVITPMVVEGQEAVSSMGTDTPLAVLSDRPQLLFKYFKQLFAQVTNPPIDPIREELVMSLTTSIGPKPNLMDEHPESCRRIRVKQPILTNADLQKIREIADPHFKSKTLRMLFRVAEGPEGLGAAVDDLCKQASQAIREGYKFLILSDRGVNAEWAPIPSLLGVAAVHHHLVRECTRTEVGLTVETGEPRDVHHFACLIGYGAGTVNPYLVFESLVDMERDGYLPEGLDAQTAEGKFIKAINKGLLKIFSKMGISTVQSYCGAQIFEAIGVSHELIDRYFTGTPSRVEGIGLREIGEESLRRHRVAYEPAPIRQLDFGGEIHYRIQGEHHNWNPDTIYKLQHATRNNDAKTFAEFAQLVNDESKRRSNLRGLLEFKFLPEPIPLEEVEPAKDIVKRFTTGAMSFGSISREAHETLAIAMNRLGAKSNTGEGGEDPDRFNPLPNGDSRNSYIKQVASARFGVTSHYLVNAKELQIKMAQGAKPGEGGQLPGHKVDENIARLRYSTPGVQLISPPPHHDIYSIEDLAQLIFDLKNANPDAAVSVKLVSEVGVGTVAAGVAKAHADKVLISGDSGGTGASPLSSIKYAGIPWELGLAETHQTLVLNDLRGRIRVETDGQMKTGRDVAIAALLGAEEYGFATAPLIVEGCIMMRKCHLNTCPVGIATQDPVLRKKFTGQPDHVVNFFFFVAEELRQIMAKLGFRTINEMVGRVDKLKIQKAVDHWKAKGLDLAPLLNLPDVSADVARYCVQKQDHGIADILDRKLIEQCAPAIERGEKVSLELPVRNLNRTVGTMLSSRIAKKYGLEGLPPDTITIKFNGSAGQSFGAFLSRGITLVLEGESNDYIGKGLSGGKIIVFPPKNSIYTPEETILIGNTSLYGGTQGEAYFYGMAGERFAVRNSGVRAVVEGTGDHGCEYMTGGVVVVLGRTGRNFAAGMSGGVAFVLNELDKFQSRCNLGMVELEQVEVEEDKKLLHEMITSHFLYTGSRNAKRVLDSWEAMLPKFVKVMPIDYKRVLSERKAAVVKGTK; encoded by the coding sequence ATGAACGTACCAGGTTTACCTCCCAAGCAAGGGTTGTACGATCCCCAGCACGAGAAGGATTCGTGCGGCATCGGGTTCGTCGTCGATATCAAGGGACAGAAGTCCCATCAGATCGTGCAGCAAGGGCTTCAAGTCCTCGAAGCGTTGACCCATCGCGGCGCCCAGGGAGCGGATCCCCTGACCGGCGACGGTGCGGGCATCCTGCTTCAAGTGCCGCACGAGTTTCTGAAGCGTGCGACGAAGGACATCGGCCTGAAGCTGCCCGGCCCCGGTGAATACGGCGTCGGGATGGTCTTCTTGCCGCCGGATGCCGAAGCCCGCAAGCAGTGCGAAACCCTCTTTACCCGCGTGATCAAGGATGCGGGCGCGAAGCTCATTGGTTGGCGAGATGTGCCGGTCAAGAGTGACATGATCGGACCGGTCGCCCGGCGGACCGAACCCTTCATGCGCCAGGTCTTCATCGCTCGTGGCATCTTCACCGAAGAGGAATTCGAGCGGAAGCTCTATGTGATCAGGAAGTGCGTAGAGCGAGCGGTCCGCGAGTCCGCGATCGACGGACGGGAATACTTTTACATCCCGAGCCTATCCAGTGGAACGATCGTCTATAAAGGGCTGTTGCTTCCGCACCAAATTCCCCAATACTACCAGGACTTGACCGACAGCAGTCTGACGAGCGCCATGGCCCTCGTCCACTCGCGGTTCAGCACGAATACGTTCCCGACCTGGCCGTTGGCGCATCCGTATCGCTATATCTGCCACAACGGCGAGATCAACACGCTCAAGGGCAACGTCAATTGGATGCGCGCGCGCCAGGGGCGCTTGAACTCGGAACTGTTCGGCGAAGACATGCAGAAGCTCTTCCCGATCGTCTACGAAAACCAGAGCGATTCGGCTTGTTTGGATAACGCGTTAGAATTTCTCGTGCTCGGCGGCCGATCGCTGCCGCACGCGATGATGATGCTAATCCCCGAGCCCTGGGTGGCCAATCCCCAGATGGATCTGGATCGGCGCGGTTTCTATGAATACCACGCCGCAATGCAGGAGCCGTGGGATGGTCCCGCGGCAGTCTGCTTCACCGACGGCAAAATGATCGGTGCGACGCTGGACCGGAACGGTCTACGGCCTTGCCGATATCAGGTGACGACCGACGGGCTTGTCGTGCTGGCGTCCGAAGCGGGCGTATTGCCGATGGAACCGTCGCGCATTCGGCAAAAGGGCCGCTTGATGCCGGGGCGGATGTTCCTCGTGGATACCGAACAGGGCCGCATTATCGACGACGAAGAGGTGAAGGCGGATATCGTCCGCCGCAAGCCCTTCCGCTCGTGGGTCACCGAGTACCGTATCTCGCTCGACGAGTTGCCCGAGCCGATCAACGTTCCGCAACCGGACCATCCTACGATTCGTCAACGGCAGCAGGCCTTCGGCTACACGGTCGAAGAGCTCAAGATGGTGATTACGCCGATGGTGGTCGAGGGGCAGGAAGCCGTGTCTTCGATGGGCACCGACACGCCGCTTGCCGTGCTGTCGGATCGGCCGCAACTTCTGTTCAAGTACTTCAAGCAGCTGTTTGCGCAGGTGACCAACCCGCCGATCGACCCGATCCGGGAAGAGTTGGTGATGTCGCTGACCACGAGCATCGGCCCGAAGCCGAACCTCATGGACGAGCATCCGGAATCCTGCCGCCGCATTCGTGTGAAGCAGCCGATTCTGACGAATGCCGATCTCCAGAAGATCCGTGAGATCGCCGACCCGCACTTCAAGAGCAAAACGCTCCGCATGCTGTTCCGCGTCGCGGAAGGCCCGGAAGGGTTGGGAGCCGCGGTGGACGATCTGTGCAAGCAGGCGTCGCAGGCGATTCGGGAAGGCTACAAATTCCTGATCTTGAGCGATCGCGGCGTGAACGCCGAATGGGCTCCGATCCCGAGCCTGCTCGGCGTGGCCGCCGTGCATCACCATCTCGTGCGCGAATGTACCAGGACCGAAGTCGGTTTGACCGTCGAAACTGGCGAGCCGCGCGATGTGCACCACTTCGCTTGCCTCATCGGTTACGGCGCCGGCACGGTGAATCCGTATCTCGTATTCGAGTCTCTCGTTGACATGGAACGCGACGGGTATCTGCCGGAGGGCCTCGACGCCCAGACGGCCGAGGGTAAGTTCATCAAGGCCATCAATAAGGGACTGCTCAAGATTTTCTCCAAGATGGGCATCTCCACGGTCCAGTCCTATTGCGGCGCGCAGATCTTCGAGGCGATCGGGGTCAGCCACGAGTTGATCGACCGGTACTTCACCGGCACTCCCTCGCGCGTCGAAGGCATCGGTCTTCGGGAAATCGGCGAAGAGTCCTTGCGCCGCCACCGGGTGGCATATGAACCGGCCCCGATTCGGCAATTGGACTTCGGCGGCGAAATCCACTACCGCATCCAGGGGGAACACCACAATTGGAATCCCGATACCATCTATAAGTTGCAGCACGCGACCCGCAACAACGATGCCAAGACGTTTGCCGAGTTCGCACAGTTGGTGAACGACGAGAGTAAGCGGCGGTCGAACCTGCGCGGGTTGCTCGAGTTTAAGTTCCTGCCGGAACCGATTCCGTTGGAAGAGGTCGAACCGGCGAAAGATATCGTCAAGCGGTTCACGACCGGTGCGATGTCCTTCGGATCCATCAGTAGGGAAGCGCACGAAACTTTGGCGATCGCCATGAATCGCTTGGGGGCGAAGAGCAACACCGGCGAAGGCGGTGAGGATCCGGATCGATTCAATCCGCTACCGAACGGGGACTCCCGGAACAGCTATATCAAGCAGGTGGCCTCGGCCCGCTTCGGGGTCACGAGTCACTATCTCGTCAACGCCAAGGAATTGCAGATCAAGATGGCGCAGGGCGCCAAGCCGGGCGAAGGCGGGCAGCTGCCCGGCCACAAGGTCGATGAGAACATTGCGCGGCTGCGTTATTCAACGCCCGGCGTGCAGTTGATCTCGCCGCCTCCGCATCACGACATCTATTCGATCGAAGATTTGGCGCAGCTCATTTTCGACCTGAAGAACGCCAACCCGGATGCTGCGGTCTCGGTGAAGTTGGTGTCCGAGGTCGGGGTCGGTACCGTCGCGGCTGGTGTGGCGAAGGCCCATGCAGACAAGGTGTTGATCAGCGGCGACTCCGGCGGCACGGGCGCCAGCCCGCTGTCCTCAATCAAGTATGCCGGCATTCCCTGGGAACTGGGATTGGCGGAAACCCATCAGACCCTCGTGCTCAACGATCTGCGCGGCCGAATCCGCGTGGAAACGGATGGGCAGATGAAGACGGGCCGCGACGTGGCGATCGCCGCGTTGCTCGGTGCGGAAGAATATGGGTTCGCGACGGCTCCGCTGATCGTCGAGGGCTGTATCATGATGCGCAAGTGCCATCTGAACACCTGTCCGGTCGGCATTGCCACGCAGGACCCGGTGCTCCGCAAGAAGTTCACCGGGCAGCCGGATCACGTGGTCAATTTCTTCTTCTTCGTGGCGGAGGAACTTCGCCAGATCATGGCGAAGCTGGGCTTCCGCACCATCAATGAAATGGTCGGCCGGGTCGACAAGTTGAAGATCCAGAAGGCGGTTGACCATTGGAAGGCGAAGGGGCTCGATCTGGCCCCGCTGTTGAATCTCCCGGATGTGAGTGCGGACGTCGCGCGGTACTGTGTGCAGAAGCAGGACCATGGCATCGCCGATATCCTGGACCGAAAACTGATCGAACAATGTGCGCCGGCCATCGAGCGGGGCGAGAAGGTGAGTCTCGAACTCCCGGTCCGCAACCTCAATCGCACCGTCGGGACGATGCTCTCAAGCCGTATCGCCAAGAAATACGGATTGGAAGGGCTGCCGCCGGACACCATCACGATCAAGTTCAACGGCTCGGCAGGACAGTCTTTCGGGGCGTTCCTTTCCCGCGGTATCACCCTCGTGCTGGAAGGGGAGTCGAACGACTACATCGGCAAGGGCCTGTCGGGCGGCAAGATCATTGTGTTTCCGCCGAAGAATTCGATCTATACGCCGGAAGAAACCATCCTGATCGGCAACACGTCCCTTTACGGCGGCACTCAGGGTGAAGCCTATTTCTACGGCATGGCCGGCGAGCGTTTCGCGGTGCGGAACAGCGGTGTGCGGGCAGTCGTGGAAGGCACGGGCGATCACGGCTGCGAGTACATGACCGGAGGGGTTGTGGTGGTGTTGGGTCGGACGGGCCGGAACTTTGCGGCTGGTATGTCGGGCGGTGTGGCCTTTGTCTTGAATGAACTGGACAAGTTCCAGTCGCGCTGCAACCTGGGCATGGTAGAACTCGAGCAGGTGGAGGTAGAAGAAGATAAGAAGCTGCTGCACGAGATGATCACTTCCCATTTCCTGTACACCGGAAGTCGGAACGCAAAGCGCGTCCTGGACAGCTGGGAGGCGATGTTGCCGAAGTTCGTGAAAGTCATGCCGATCGATTACAAGCGTGTGCTGTCCGAGCGGAAGGCCGCGGTGGTGAAGGGAACAAAGTAG
- a CDS encoding polyprenyl synthetase family protein: protein MADVWDVYREELDGVEEQVRKNLDSSVALVNTVAAHILSSGGKRIRPLFVLLSAHLCGYAGRDHHVVGSLVEFIHTATLLHDDVVDDADLRRGRRAARKVWGNQISILVGDYLYSRAICQIVEFRNQGINEALSEACRKMAEGEVLQLYYNGNPLMPESEYLRIIEHKTAGLIAAACKIGAIIGGATEELQEALFRFGQRIGIAFQLADDTLDYAANGDHLGKALGQDLRQGKATLPLLHLLQHCSDEDRQLIKDRMETRTLTDEELRRITALMHEYGSLSYAMERAHAFVTAAKRDLDLFHDSTAKRALSIAADYMVTRDR from the coding sequence ATGGCGGACGTGTGGGACGTGTACCGCGAGGAACTCGATGGCGTCGAGGAACAGGTCCGAAAAAACCTCGACTCCAGCGTGGCCTTGGTCAATACGGTGGCGGCGCACATCCTCAGCAGCGGCGGCAAACGCATCCGTCCTCTCTTCGTACTCCTGAGCGCGCATCTCTGCGGATACGCCGGCCGAGACCACCATGTCGTCGGCAGTCTTGTCGAATTCATCCACACCGCCACCCTGTTGCATGACGACGTCGTCGACGACGCCGACCTGCGCCGGGGACGCAGAGCCGCCCGCAAAGTGTGGGGCAATCAAATCAGCATTCTGGTCGGAGATTACCTGTATTCCCGGGCCATTTGCCAAATCGTCGAATTCCGCAACCAGGGCATCAATGAAGCATTGTCCGAGGCCTGCCGGAAGATGGCGGAAGGCGAAGTCCTCCAGCTCTACTACAACGGCAATCCCTTGATGCCGGAATCGGAATACCTCCGAATCATCGAACACAAAACCGCGGGGTTGATCGCCGCCGCCTGCAAGATCGGCGCGATCATCGGCGGCGCAACCGAAGAACTGCAGGAAGCCCTGTTCCGTTTCGGGCAACGGATCGGCATCGCTTTTCAGTTGGCGGACGACACCTTGGACTACGCCGCCAACGGCGACCACCTGGGCAAGGCCTTGGGACAAGATTTGCGGCAGGGCAAAGCCACGCTCCCGTTGCTTCACTTGCTGCAGCACTGTTCGGACGAAGACCGGCAATTGATCAAGGATCGGATGGAGACCAGGACCCTCACCGACGAGGAACTGCGTCGCATCACCGCACTGATGCACGAATACGGGTCCCTCAGCTACGCTATGGAGCGGGCTCACGCGTTCGTCACCGCAGCCAAGCGCGACCTCGACCTGTTTCACGACAGCACTGCCAAGCGCGCCCTGTCCATCGCCGCCGACTACATGGTGACTCGCGACCGCTGA